One Capsicum annuum cultivar UCD-10X-F1 chromosome 2, UCD10Xv1.1, whole genome shotgun sequence genomic window carries:
- the LOC107860954 gene encoding MADS-box transcription factor 23-like isoform X1, which yields MGRGKIVIRRIDNTSSRQVTFSKRRNGLLKKAKELAILCDAQVGLIIFSSTGKRYEFSNTRMESIVERYNKAKDDYQQSHNPVKELKKEAAILQQQLQELQQTLRQFMGEQLSGLTVKDLQNLESRLEMSLRGIRVKKEQILCNEIQELSWKGSLMHQQNSELFQKAFGTREANVVNGNISTPYYFTINREVNAPIHLQLIPPETHNYEINDVKF from the exons ATGGGAAGGGGAAAGATTGTAATCCGAAGGATCGATAACACATCGAGCAGGCAAGTCACTTTCTCTAAGAGAAGGAATGGATTGTTGAAGAAAGCTAAGGAGTTAGCTATCCTTTGTGATGCACAAGTTGGATTGATCATTTTCTCCAGCACTGGAAAGCGCTATGAATTTTCTAACACCAG AATGGAATCAATTGTTGAACGATATAATAAAGCGAAAGACGACTATCAGCAATCACACAACCCAGTAAAAGAACTGAAG AAAGAGGCAGCAATATTGCAGCAACAATTACAGGAACTACAACAAACTCTTAG ACAATTTATGGGAGAACAACTCTCTGGTTTAACTGTTAAGGACCTGCAGAATCTGGAGAGTCGACTAGAAATGAGCTTAAGGGGCATCCGCGTGAAAAAG GAGCAAATATTATGTAATGAGATTCAAGAGCTATCTTGGAAG GGGAGTCTAATGCATCAACAAAATTCGGAACTCTTTCAAAAG GCTTTTGGTACAAGGGAAGCAAATGTTGTGAATGGAAACATCAGCACTCCATATTACTTCACAATTAATAGGGAAGTGAACGCCCCCATCCATCTGCAGTTGATCCCGCCTGAGACACACAATTATGAGATAAATGATGTGAAATTCTAG
- the LOC107860954 gene encoding MADS-box transcription factor 27-like isoform X2, whose protein sequence is MGRGKIVIRRIDNTSSRQVTFSKRRNGLLKKAKELAILCDAQVGLIIFSSTGKRYEFSNTRMESIVERYNKAKDDYQQSHNPVKELKKEAAILQQQLQELQQTLRQFMGEQLSGLTVKDLQNLESRLEMSLRGIRVKKEQILCNEIQELSWKGSLMHQQNSELFQKVKASIPKMVND, encoded by the exons ATGGGAAGGGGAAAGATTGTAATCCGAAGGATCGATAACACATCGAGCAGGCAAGTCACTTTCTCTAAGAGAAGGAATGGATTGTTGAAGAAAGCTAAGGAGTTAGCTATCCTTTGTGATGCACAAGTTGGATTGATCATTTTCTCCAGCACTGGAAAGCGCTATGAATTTTCTAACACCAG AATGGAATCAATTGTTGAACGATATAATAAAGCGAAAGACGACTATCAGCAATCACACAACCCAGTAAAAGAACTGAAG AAAGAGGCAGCAATATTGCAGCAACAATTACAGGAACTACAACAAACTCTTAG ACAATTTATGGGAGAACAACTCTCTGGTTTAACTGTTAAGGACCTGCAGAATCTGGAGAGTCGACTAGAAATGAGCTTAAGGGGCATCCGCGTGAAAAAG GAGCAAATATTATGTAATGAGATTCAAGAGCTATCTTGGAAG GGGAGTCTAATGCATCAACAAAATTCGGAACTCTTTCAAAAG GTAAAAGCCAGTATACCGAAAATGGTAAATGACTGA